The window GTTCAGTTCTTCGGCGTTGATGACCTACTTTGATCCGCTCCGGCCCGTTCTCGGCGCCGTGAACGTCCTGCTTTTCGTCGGCCTGCTCTACTATCAGCGCCGCCGGTGTACGCGCTGTTGAGGAACAGGTCGGTCCTTCAATTCTGAAATATCGGCGGTGTTCGGCCGTTCTCCCCCCGCGGGAATAGCCACGAATCTTATAACCGAGTACAGCGTAATGTTGGGTATGGAGACCAATATTGGTTCGACCGACCGACTCGTTCGACTTGTGGCGGGTGTGATACTGGCGGCGCTCGGCCTCGCGAACTTCGGTGGCGTCGTGGAACTCGGCTACACCGTCGCCCTGATTGCCATCGTTGTCGGGGCCGTCCTCGTCGGGACTGCCCTGA of the Natronomonas halophila genome contains:
- a CDS encoding YgaP family membrane protein; this translates as METNIGSTDRLVRLVAGVILAALGLANFGGVVELGYTVALIAIVVGAVLVGTALTRMCLIYRIIGVDTCATR